The DNA segment GCCGAAGATGGTCATCGACAGCGCTGTGCCGCCGGTGTACGAGTCGAGGCTGTCGCCCGCGGCGACCCTCCCGGTCAGCGGGCCGATGGTGACGGCGGAGCCGGCCGGGAGATCCGGGTTCTTGGTGCCGGAGAACACGGTGGTCCCGCTGCCGTTCTTCGCGAGGGTGAGGGTCGCGGCCATCGAGTTCTGGTTGACGTGGACGGGGGTCGTCACTGCCGCGGTCAGCGTGATGGTCGCCGCCGTGCCGCTCTGGGTGGCGGTCAGCGTGGCCGAACCGCCGCCCCAGACGCCGCAGTCGTACGTGGCGGTCGCCGACTGCGGTGTCACGGCTGTCGCGGATGAGGTGAAGCCGAGGCCCACCACGGCCGCCGCTCCCACAGCGACTGCCGCGCGCAGGACGGCTCTGCTGCTTCTGCTTCCGTGCCTCATAAGTCTTCCTTCCTTCGGATGAGTTGACCTTTCAGGTGTACCGATACCCGTCGCCCTCCCCTTCCGGGTGCTCGCCGATTTCCCGACAGCTTTCCCGGTCATTTCCAGGAGGGAATGAGTGACCGCCTTCTCCGCCGATGACCGAACGAGGCCGCACCGGTCCGGTGGCAATGTCATCTGACGGGCCGTCGGATGCCGTGGTTCATTGATGCGCGGGTGGCAAGTGATTACAAGAGATACGGCCTTGATTCTTAACGGTCCCTCGCCTCTCGCTGGAACCAGAACAAGCCAACCCGGCCCGGCGGCCGAGAGCGGTCCGGGAGCGCCGCCCGGTGGCGGATCCCGGACGCCGTGGGACATCACCCCAGGTCCAGGCATCACCGCAGGTCAAAGCAGGTGGCGTAACAAGGGCGAAATCTTCTGGACGTAGCTTGGGCGACCGGTGGTGAACGGCACTGCCGGGCCGCGGCACAGGTGGCGGTACGCGGGAAGAACAGGAGCTGCGCCCATGGAGCACACGTCGCCGGCCCCTTCCTCCCACTCCCCCGCACGGCGCGCGGACCGGGCCCGCAACGTCGCCGAGGTGCTGCGGCAGCAGGCCGCCGCGGGCCTGTATCCCACCGGATTCCTGCCGGACGAGCGCCTGCTGTCGAAGGACTTCGCCGTCTCCCGCAACACGGTCCGCCAGGCCCTGCTGATCCTGCGGGACGAGGGCCTTGTCGAACGCCGGCGGGGCGTGGGGACGGTCCTGCTCAACCGCAAGCACTCCCATCCGCTGGAACGGCTGGCCGGGCTGGCCGAGACGCTGAAGTCGCACGGCACGGTCGACAACGAGGTCAGGGCGAGCGGCACGGTCGTCCCACCCGCTCAGGTGGCCCGCCGTTTGTCGGTTCCGGACGGCGAACCGGTGGTCCGTCTTGAGCGCCTGCGGCGCCTGGACGGCATGCCGCTGTCCCTGGACCTCACCTATCTGCCGGTCGACATCGGACTGCCGCTGCTCGACCTCGATCTGGAGAACCAGGACGTGTTCGCGCTGATCGAGCAGTCCAGTGGACAGCGACTGGGCGCCGCGGAGGTGACGGTCCAGGCCGTGAACGCGGATCCGCACACCGCCCGGATCCTGGCAGCCCCGGTGGGAACCGCCCTGTTCGCGGTGGAGCGCCTCAGCAGACTCGCGGACGGGCGCCCCGTGGACTTGGAGTTCCTCTCCGTACGCGGCGACCGGCTCACGCTCCGGGCCGATCTGCACCGCACCGGACCGGCCGCCGGCTGACGCGTCGGCTTCTCGCTGCTCCTTCCGACCCCGCCCGCCTCCGCACTCCTTGCCGTAGACACTGCCGGACGCTGCTCCGGCTGCTCTCCTCCCCTGTCCGCTCCGCCCCGCGGGTGCTTGACCGCGCCTGCCGACCAGGAGGTCCCGTGCCCCGCCGCCCGGCCGTTCCAGAGCCTGTCCGGCCTCAGTCCCGGCCTTCGTCAAGCCGTACGAGCGGCCGCCGGACAGCTGGACCGCGCGCGACCGTCGTCGTCATGTGCCTGTGCGTCACCCTGGTGGTGGGCATGGTCTCGGCCGTCAATCTGGCCATCCCCTCACTGTCGGCCGGGTCACTGCACCCCTCCGCGGCGGCCGTCCTCTGGGTGGTCGACGGCTATGTGGCGGTCTTCGCGTGTCTGGTCGTCCCCGCAGGCGCGGTGGCCGACCGCATGGGCCGCAAGGGCGTGCTCCTCACCGGTCTGGTCCTGTTCACCCTGGGCTGCGTGCTCGCCGCCGCGGCACCCGATGTGGGCGTGCTGATCGCCGGCCGGATGCTCAGCGGTGTGGGGGCCGCCGCGGTCCTCCCCACCACCCTGGCGCTCATGGTCACCGGCGCCCCCGACGACCGGCGGTCGCGCCTCATCGCGCTGTGGGCGTCCATGACGGGACTGGCCGCCGTGCTCGGCAACATCGGCGGCGGCGCGGCGATCCAGAGCGGATCCTGGCGCTCCCTGTTCCTGTACGCGGCTCCCCTGGCGCTCGTCGCCCTGCTGCTCGCCGCCGTCGTCGCCCCCACGTCTCCCCGTCTCACCCGCCCGGTCGGCCCGGTCAGCGCTCTGCTGCTGACCGTCGGCTTCCTGGCCCTGCTCTTCGCCGTCGTCTCCGGACCGGAACGGGGCTGGGCAAGCGCGCAGGTTCTGGGCGCCTTCGCCGCCGCGGTCCTCCTGCTGGCCCTGTGGACCGTCCACGAACTGCGTGCGGAACACCCGATCCTCGATCCCCGGCTGCTGGCCGGCCCGGCCGTGCGAGCGGGCACCGTGGGCATGGTGTCCGTGTTCCTCGGCATGTTCGGCCTGTTCTACCTGAACGGCCAGTACCTCCAGTACGTCAAGGGCTACTCCGCCCTCGGGGCCGGTGTCCGCCTGCTGCCCATGGCTGCCGCGCTGCTGCTGGCCCCGCGCTGCGCGACGGCGCTGCGCCGCCATCTTCAGAACCGCACCGTCATCAGCCTCGGACTGCTCGTCCTGGCGGGCGGACTCTGCACCGTCTCGCGGGTCGGCCCCGACACCCCCTATCCGGTGTACGCACTCGGGGCCGGGCTGACCGCCGCCGGGTGCGGGCTGGCCACGCCCCTGCTCTCCGAGACCCTGATGTCGGCCCTGCCACCGGACCGGGCAGGTCTCGGCTCGGGGCTGCAGAGCCTCACCCGCGAACTGGGCAGTGCACTCGGTGTGGCCCTCACCGGCACCCTGATCACCTCGGGTTTCACGGCCGGGCTGCCCGCACGGCTGCGCGGCCCGGACGCGCCCACCACGGTGGCCGGCGCAGAGGGCATGACCGCAGACCCGGAGCTGCACCGGGCCGTGATCACCGCCTTCACCGACTCGCTCGGCACCAGCATGCTGGTACTGGCCGGTCTGGTCCTCGGTGCGGGCGCCCTCGTTCTCTCCTGGCTGCCGGCGGAATCCCCCGTACGGACCTGAGCGTCAGCGATGACTTCCGGTCGGCGCGAGAGTCGGTACAGATACAGAAGCCCGAGCCGACACGACGACCGCAGGAGAATCCCATGCCCCGGATCACCCCGAACCTCTGGTTCGACACCGAGAGCGAGGAGGCCGCCGCGTTCTACGTGTCGGTGTTCCCCCGTTCGGAGATCAAGAACGTCACGTACTACACCGCGGCCGGCCCGCGGCCCGCGGGCACCGTGCTGACCGTCGACTTCGTCCTGGACGGCCAGGAGTACACCGCGATCAACGGCGGTCCCCAATTCACCTTCGACGAGGCCGTCTCCCTGCTGGTCAACTGCGCCGACCAGGAGGAGATCGACTACTACTGGGCCAGGCTGAGCGAGGGCGGCCAGGAAGGTCCGTGCGGCTGGCTCAAGGACAGGTACGGGGTGTCCTGGCAGGTCGCGCCCAGCGGGATGCACGAAATCCTCAATGATCCCGATCCGGCGCGCGGTGAGCGGGCGATGAAGGCCGTGTTCGGCATGAAGAAGCTGGATCTGGCCGCGATCCACGCTGCCGCCGACGGGATCTAGTGCCGCGTCAGGCAACGATTGCCAGCCGCAGCACTAGCCGCGGCGCCCAGGGCCCACAGGAGCCGAGCCGCCCACGGCACGCCCCGATTCGGTACGCCCCGGGCCGGCCGGCAGCTCCGCGTCGCGCCGCTGCGCCGACCGGAAGCGCTGCTGGTAGGTCCGCGGAGACACCCCGAGGCGCGACACGAACGCCCTCCGCAGGGTCTCCGCGCTCCGGTAACCGGCCCGCGCCGCGGCCTCACCGACCGTGTGGCCCGCGTCCAGCGCCCGTTTGGCGGTGTCGAAGCGCACCGACTCGACGTAGCGCGCGGGTGTGGTGCCGAGCTCCTCGCGGAAGAGCCTGGTCAGGTGCCGTGGGCTCAGGGCCGCCCGCGCCGCGAGTTCCGCGATGGAGTGTCCGGCGGCCGGGTCGGCGAGCACCGCGTCGAAGACCGCACGCAGCGCCGACGTCCGTGGCCGGGGGCCCTGGAGGGCCGGTGAGAACTGCGACTGGTCGCCGGGCCGCTGGAGGAACACCACCAGCGACCGGGCCACCTGCCGGGCCATGTCCTCCCCGTGATCGTCCTCCAGCAGCGCCAGCGCCAGATCGATGCCGGCCGTGACACCGGCCGAGCTGAACGTCGTGCCGTCCCGGACGAAGATGGCATCGGGCTCCACCGAGATCTCGGGATAGGCGCTGCGGAGCAGTTCGGTGTGGCGCCAGTGCGTGGTGGCACGGTGGCCGTCCAGGAGGCCCGCCTCGGCCAGGATGAAGGCACCCGTGCAGATCGAGCAGACCCGGCCGGAGCGGCCGGCCAGCGCGGCGACGGCATCGCGCAGCGCGTGGCCGATCGGGTACGTCGGGAGCGCGTCCCCGCCCATGACCAGCAGGGTGTCGTAGCCCAGACCCGTCTGCGCAGCGTCGGCGTCGACCGGGATCCGCATCCCGGTCGACGAGACCACTTCGGCGCCGCCGACGGCGCACAGTTCCAGTGCGTAGTCGGCGCCCAGCTGGTTCGCTTCGCTGAAGACCTCGCTGGGACCGGCGACATCGAGGAGTTTCACCCCGTCGAAGACGACGACCCCCACCCGGTGCGGGCGGGAGCTCCCGGCGATGGTCATAGCGGCTCCTCAGGAGGGGTCTGCGTCCGGATTCGTGCGGAGTGTGGCCGACCACGGGGAGCGCGGCACCCCTGGCCGGCCCCACGCTATAGGTACCGAAGCAAGCGGCCGACACCGATGGAGACCACGATGACCGAGACGATCGCGGGGATCACCATTCCCGACACCGCGCTGGCCCGTGAGGCCACCGAGCTGGTCCGGGAGGCCGCCGGCCCGCTGCTCTTCGACCACTCACGGCGGGTGTTCCTCTTCGGCTCGCTGAAGGGGATGCGGCGGGGGCTCACCCCGGACCCGGAGCTGCTCTATGTCGGGTCGATGTTCCACGACCTGGGGCTGACCGAGCGCTACCGGCGCACCGACCAGCGCTTCGAGGTGGACGGGGCCGATCTCGCCCGGGACTTCCTGCTGGAGCACGGCCGCAGCGAGACGGAGGCGCGCGCGGTCTGGCTGGCCATCGCGCTGCACACCACCCCCGGTATCCCCGAGCACCTCGACCCGGAGATCGCTCTCGTCACCGCGGGCGTGGAGACGGACGTCCTCGGTCTCGGCCTCGGTGAGATCACCGCCGGGCAGATCGAGGCGGTCACCGGCGCCCACCACCGGCCCGACTTCAAGCAGCGCATCCTGCGGGCCTTCACCGACGGGATGAAGGACCGGCCCGACACCACCTTCGGCAC comes from the Streptomyces sp. NBC_01471 genome and includes:
- a CDS encoding GntR family transcriptional regulator, which produces MEHTSPAPSSHSPARRADRARNVAEVLRQQAAAGLYPTGFLPDERLLSKDFAVSRNTVRQALLILRDEGLVERRRGVGTVLLNRKHSHPLERLAGLAETLKSHGTVDNEVRASGTVVPPAQVARRLSVPDGEPVVRLERLRRLDGMPLSLDLTYLPVDIGLPLLDLDLENQDVFALIEQSSGQRLGAAEVTVQAVNADPHTARILAAPVGTALFAVERLSRLADGRPVDLEFLSVRGDRLTLRADLHRTGPAAG
- a CDS encoding MFS transporter, which translates into the protein MCLCVTLVVGMVSAVNLAIPSLSAGSLHPSAAAVLWVVDGYVAVFACLVVPAGAVADRMGRKGVLLTGLVLFTLGCVLAAAAPDVGVLIAGRMLSGVGAAAVLPTTLALMVTGAPDDRRSRLIALWASMTGLAAVLGNIGGGAAIQSGSWRSLFLYAAPLALVALLLAAVVAPTSPRLTRPVGPVSALLLTVGFLALLFAVVSGPERGWASAQVLGAFAAAVLLLALWTVHELRAEHPILDPRLLAGPAVRAGTVGMVSVFLGMFGLFYLNGQYLQYVKGYSALGAGVRLLPMAAALLLAPRCATALRRHLQNRTVISLGLLVLAGGLCTVSRVGPDTPYPVYALGAGLTAAGCGLATPLLSETLMSALPPDRAGLGSGLQSLTRELGSALGVALTGTLITSGFTAGLPARLRGPDAPTTVAGAEGMTADPELHRAVITAFTDSLGTSMLVLAGLVLGAGALVLSWLPAESPVRT
- a CDS encoding VOC family protein — encoded protein: MPRITPNLWFDTESEEAAAFYVSVFPRSEIKNVTYYTAAGPRPAGTVLTVDFVLDGQEYTAINGGPQFTFDEAVSLLVNCADQEEIDYYWARLSEGGQEGPCGWLKDRYGVSWQVAPSGMHEILNDPDPARGERAMKAVFGMKKLDLAAIHAAADGI
- a CDS encoding GlxA family transcriptional regulator, with product MTIAGSSRPHRVGVVVFDGVKLLDVAGPSEVFSEANQLGADYALELCAVGGAEVVSSTGMRIPVDADAAQTGLGYDTLLVMGGDALPTYPIGHALRDAVAALAGRSGRVCSICTGAFILAEAGLLDGHRATTHWRHTELLRSAYPEISVEPDAIFVRDGTTFSSAGVTAGIDLALALLEDDHGEDMARQVARSLVVFLQRPGDQSQFSPALQGPRPRTSALRAVFDAVLADPAAGHSIAELAARAALSPRHLTRLFREELGTTPARYVESVRFDTAKRALDAGHTVGEAAARAGYRSAETLRRAFVSRLGVSPRTYQQRFRSAQRRDAELPAGPGRTESGRAVGGSAPVGPGRRG
- a CDS encoding HD domain-containing protein, translated to MTETIAGITIPDTALAREATELVREAAGPLLFDHSRRVFLFGSLKGMRRGLTPDPELLYVGSMFHDLGLTERYRRTDQRFEVDGADLARDFLLEHGRSETEARAVWLAIALHTTPGIPEHLDPEIALVTAGVETDVLGLGLGEITAGQIEAVTGAHHRPDFKQRILRAFTDGMKDRPDTTFGTMNDDVLAHFVPGFTRQDFVDIILNSAWPE